The genomic DNA TAATTGGAAGGCAGGCATTGTAAATAAAGAATAATAACAAGAGTACAAGACCAAGCTCCATTCAAAGCCCCAAAACCATGAAAAATAATCCATTTTTGTAAATCTGTATGTTTTCATTCATGGTTCCTCCAATGGCTCAGATAATAAGGTCTTGAACAAACTCCCAGTTACTACCTCATTCAGCCTTCCATTCCCCAATTCACAGCAGCCAATAAACTGATTGCATATAACTGGGCATGATCAAATGTGTGCTGTGCATGGACCTGGCAGAGCTGTCTTCCTAAGGAGGGAGAAGAATTGGACAAGATCGAGTTCTGCAACTCATCTTCTGGTGGGTTACTACTTCAAGGTCACAAGCAGCAACACAATGCTTCTTACTACATAACAATTTAATTTGCTATTACCCCTTCAGAACAAGAACAGCAAATGCTAATCCAAAATCCCAGAATTCTGGAGAAGAAACTGCCCTGAGAGAGCACCTTCTGAAAGGAATTAAGCAACAGAGCTCTCTTTCAGAAAAACTGCTTAAAGGAAGAGTTCACCTGAGCTCCCAGAATCTTGGGAGATCCACAGCTGCTTCTGAAGGTCCTGGAAAGGCAACTCTGGAAAGGAAGCCTACTGCCCTGAATTCAAGTATGTTTATGCACACCATTTAAGAGCTCCCACTACTACAGGAAATTTTTACAGGATTCACAAATTCTATTTGAAAACCACACATTTAAAACACATCCTCCAGTAAACAAAGGCTTTACTCTTAAATACACCCAGGAAATTTCTcaagatctttttttctcagcCTGTTCACTTGATTTGGACACAGATCGCTTGCCACTCTGCTTGCCAAATCCATGCCATCATTACAAGACACAACTGATAAATATTACTTGTGGGCAGTAAGTATGGGATGCGATTCACTCATTACACAGTCCGCTCTTCCTCTCCCTAGCACACTCTGTTCACTACAAAAggataaaggaaaaaatcctgcatgagaaaagctgaaagactgcataaaaaagaaacatggaaACACTTACGGTCAAGTCCATTGATGTATCTCATTGTAATTTCACAGTGCCCCCAAACTGCACTGACTATGGGGTaaagttttttcccttttagtcCCCTGAAGGCCACTCCAAGATATTGTCCATCTACCATGAAGCTAAGCGTCCCTTCATCCATATCCAAAACCACCAGTAAAGAGTCTGGGAGTACAAAAGACTCATCCGGTTCCAAAAAGACAGGATATGTGATCCCAGGCTGGTTTTTACAATTGTGGTAGAGTTTGTTGCGTCCCAGATCCCAGCCCCATGATTCACTATTGCTACCAACCAACGATGTGTATCCCACTGAGTGCAGTGGCGCTTCGGCTGTAGAGACACCCACCACAGCATGAGTTCCCCGTTGCCTCGTGGGCCAGTGGATTTGCCAGACATGTAGGCCTCTTGTGTAGCCGACTTTGCCTCGAATACAATCTGTGCTTTGGGCAACTGGGTGTCTATGAAAAGTCAGCTTATCATCTTCCTTTACAAATATATTTAAGGAGCGATCTTCGTTGTTCCAAGCATGTTTATACTGGACCTCCAGTTTGGCAGGGGGCATATCCAATAGCATGTCCAGTCGTGCCGGTTTGCAAAAATCCGGGCCTCTCAGCTCTCGTTTAACAGGTCTATAAGGCGGCTCCCTCACATCCACAGACTTTATGCTCCCTGAGATTTTCTGGCCCATTGCTTGGCTTCAGATttacaaaggagaaagaaaagttgtCTTTGGCCCAATGTTACCTCATGAAAGCACTTTTACACTGAGCCAGTGACCTGACAAGCTGAGTGGATTTACGTGTCCTGTTTGGAGCTTTTTAGCAGCAACGTTTTCAGAGAATAAActcctgaaagaaaacagaaagtttcCAGTTAGTTTAAGAAagccaacaaaaaacccacagcacatttttaaagaacttcTCATCGCTAGTAGTTATTTTAAACACGAAAGCTGACAATTcaccacttttttttcagtatccTACAGTGCTAACCAGCCTGCCGGCAGGATACTGAGCCCACCAGTGTACAGAGTACAGACAGTCATTTCCTCCAATTCATAATAGGATGCAGACATTCCCCACCTTCTGCCCTTCCACCTATTTTGTCTGGCCAAGTTCACAGCAGTCCTGAAGAAGGCATACGCTATTCCCCAGCAACAGTGACAAACTTTATGTCCAGTGGTAGCTTCACTTTCACTTAGGCTTTTGTTTTGTAGTATGCCAGCATTATGTATTATGTCAGAACCTCCTTTTATTTCTAGCTGTTCTCTTCCCTGAGCAGAGGGGTACGACAGAGGGCTTCCAGCTTCTGTGCCATTATTAAAACAAATGCAGCCAACACCAAAGGGCTgcaaaaattaaatgtttccttttaataCACCCTGTTCTTAAAgatgagaaaacacaaaatttcaTCAAGCTTTAGCTTTTTAGAAAGGTTCTAAAGAAAGTGGGAATGAGGGAAGAGAAATCATGGAAGGACAAAAAGACTGTCAATTTCAGTTCTTCTGAAAAGCCTGCTAATGGGTAGCTACCACCACTAGGTATGTTCTTCATGCTACTGGATGGCAGCCTAAACCatgttttatatatttaaaacagTAATAGACATTCAGAGAAATAtatgattttgaaatgttttttttcctgtgcttccATAGTCATTATTGTAATTTAGCTTGAAGTGGTAAAAAGCACCCAGGAAAGATTCTTTGCAGCCTGTATAAGTTAGATTAAATCACATTTTAGAACTCAGGTAGAGTGTATAAGGAAAGTCAGAACCTGTAGATATACTAGAGGAATCAAAACAAAGACCTATAAACTCAAGTACATGATTGACATGGGATTAAATAAAGTATCTGCACCAGGAGACATACCTCTGTCTTCTAGCAAAATAAGTACCAAGCCCGGGAACGCTCAAATAGAGCTGAGTATACCCGCTCTGCGTATGTACTGGGAGTGATGAAGTGTtccaagaagcagcaaaaatcaCCACACTCTCAAAAGTCTGAAGAGCCTAGGTGACAGCTGGTTTTCATAAAGCACCAAACAGAAGACATGGGCATAAATGTCTTGCAAAAAAACATCCTGCAAGACTTTACTTGTTAAGTCACATgtccatcttcttccttttaaagaaCATCTACCCCAGATAGACTGTCTCACTGCAAAGATTCTTTCTGGGAGAACACGAGTAAGAAACATGTATGgacaaaataaggaaataaaaagagaaatctagGAAAAGAACAACTACAAAATTTACCATCCAACCACGTTTTCAAAGTGCATGAAGTCTTATGTTATTTACAGTGGCTAATATCATGTAAAGTGTTTTCTGTGTGtattaaatacagaaataaaataacacCTGTGTTACGTTAAAGTTTCCTTtccaaacaaaatttaaaagtttattttcaaaTCCATATGATAGTTAAGGTACTGTACAAAAATATTACGTTCTGGTGGGTGGTGCCATGTGGGTATATGCACATACCTGAGCATAAAACAACCACAATTTTGCAACTAATCttctttaaaaatctaaattaaaCATAAGCCCTCAAGCCCCTCGTATCATGCTTGCAGGATTCAGAGCAATtcacagcagctccccatgaCATCAGCTTGAACAATCTCCTCTCTTTGTTTCCAAGCCATATAAAAAGAACCTGAAAGTTGAAACAGTAACTACATTAAAAGTTGACACTTGTCACATCCACTGTCGCAGCACTCCTAAATTGTTTCAAAGCTATGATGGCAAATTTGGCTCACTGAAGCAAGTTCAATACTTCATTCCACACTAATAATCCTGGGGGAATGAAATAGTGATGCCAATACACACACAACAAAGCAACAGGGAGTGAATGTAATCAGGTAAGCAAGCTTGCCTAGGAGGATACATGCTCAAGAATTGGGTAGCTCCTTTTAAAAAGGTGCTTGATTATTTGATCTTGACAGGATATGAAAAGGGGAAACGTCAGATGTTCAAAGGGAACCTCAGAGATTTTGCTCTACGTGCCTTTGAAAATTTCTCTTTAAAGCACAAGACAATTGCACATTCCTGTCAGGGTGCTATGGGGAGACAGCTGGGGAAGTCCTCACTGCATCCTCTTGTATCACTTCCTGATCAGATGAGAAACTAAACTTGGCACAGATGTTTACCTGGCAAAACACCAAGATATTATAAACACTGAAGCGACTCTCTTGGCAAGCTACAGATATTCTTCCTAATATGCCCCAAACTGTAACATAAATAGGCTGCAAATAAATAGATCAGTAATTCAGAGGAGTAAAATGCATCATTTTAAGTACCTTGCTATAGGCACAACTGTGCCTTCATTCTGAGGTGTGCTCACTAAGTACTTTTGTTTGAAACTCAATCTTACAATATTAGGTCTTTGTCCACATACAGACATTACCATGGAATTTAATTACATAACTAACATTTTGCAAAATAGCATTGCATGGGCATAGGACTGAACAATAGTGTAAAAATCATACTCTGATGTGTTCAAGATGTAGTAGTTCCTAAGCAGCAGTACTGCTCAAAAACTGCCTTTCATCCAGTTTTTCTCCCATCCATCATACCATACTCTCTCATTCTAGTTCTTTGTAGCTGATAGCTGTTCTCTGTTTCTACTAGAAGGCCAACTATAGCCCTACTAATTTCATTCAAACATCAGTAGACTTGaacaagcaaatgaaaaagaaagtcaaCATTTAATAATTTGTACCAGTATAGCAATAAAGGTGTAGCCCTGTGCTGCTATGATCTAACAGCTCTGATTGCTGGTGCTTAGTAATAGCAGACATAAAAACTCTATGTGAGGAGGCAGTGAGGGGTTGCAATGCATGCCTCCTGATCACAACCCATGAAACATTAACTTGAGCTCCACAGGGAGTGACTCATGCAGAAAGTCCTCCTGGTAACTTCAAAACAGTCTCATTGGTTGCTTGCAGGAGGAACATGTCTCAAAGCCAAGGTCATCTATTCCCTTTTCTTGTCTGTATCCTGTCCGTTTGCACCAAACTGATGGCAGA from Colius striatus isolate bColStr4 chromosome 12, bColStr4.1.hap1, whole genome shotgun sequence includes the following:
- the SPSB4 gene encoding SPRY domain-containing SOCS box protein 4: MGQKISGSIKSVDVREPPYRPVKRELRGPDFCKPARLDMLLDMPPAKLEVQYKHAWNNEDRSLNIFVKEDDKLTFHRHPVAQSTDCIRGKVGYTRGLHVWQIHWPTRQRGTHAVVGVSTAEAPLHSVGYTSLVGSNSESWGWDLGRNKLYHNCKNQPGITYPVFLEPDESFVLPDSLLVVLDMDEGTLSFMVDGQYLGVAFRGLKGKKLYPIVSAVWGHCEITMRYINGLDPEPLPLMDLCRRSIRFALGRDRLHGIEILPLPLSLKNYLQYQ